In Holophagales bacterium, one DNA window encodes the following:
- the radC gene encoding DNA repair protein RadC encodes MHAVERARTIAELPADERPRERLVAQGPAALGDAELVAVLLRTGHPGASALEVARALLASGGGLAGLATASAASLRRRGLGEAKAASVLAAVELARRLARAEVAERPPLAHPAAVAGYLSLRYAVRDQEVMGALFLDSRHRLLADRELFRGTLSRAAVEPRALLREGLLLGAGGLILFHTHPSGDPSPSAEDLAFTRRMAEAGEAVGVRLIDHLVVGSVGRWTSLRERGAW; translated from the coding sequence ATGCACGCCGTCGAACGGGCCCGCACCATCGCCGAGCTCCCCGCGGACGAGAGGCCGCGAGAGCGTCTCGTCGCCCAGGGGCCGGCCGCGCTCGGTGACGCCGAGCTCGTCGCCGTCCTGTTGCGCACCGGCCACCCGGGAGCGTCGGCGTTGGAGGTGGCGCGGGCGCTCCTCGCCTCCGGAGGGGGCCTCGCGGGACTAGCCACCGCGAGCGCCGCCTCGCTGCGCCGGCGGGGTCTGGGCGAGGCGAAGGCGGCGAGCGTGCTCGCCGCGGTCGAGCTGGCGCGGCGGCTCGCTCGAGCCGAAGTGGCCGAGCGCCCGCCGCTCGCCCATCCCGCCGCGGTCGCGGGCTATCTCTCCCTGCGCTACGCGGTCCGCGACCAGGAGGTGATGGGGGCCCTCTTTCTCGACAGTCGCCACCGCCTGCTCGCCGATCGCGAGCTCTTTCGCGGCACGCTCTCCCGAGCCGCCGTCGAGCCCCGTGCCCTGCTGCGCGAAGGGCTGCTGCTCGGTGCCGGTGGGTTGATCCTCTTCCACACTCATCCGAGCGGCGATCCGTCGCCGAGTGCGGAAGACCTGGCCTTCACCCGGCGGATGGCCGAGGCCGGAGAGGCGGTCGGCGTGCGTCTGATCGACCATCTGGTGGTGGGCTCGGTCGGTCGCTGGACGTCGCTGCGCGAGCGCGGGGCATGGTAG
- a CDS encoding EAL domain-containing protein — MPETAPAATRPTAPPTPAGVEARRSAAARCRWRPVPFVRTLAGGGSLPFRNRALLFGVGGLFTVVCILSSLAMVRLDWNGLPLAIGPLHFYVTIYPPLVLCTLALFWLGLPWAFIPAYLATLVGALGGGMDPLWALLFALADPLGLAVYALAYRAAPLRFDLRTPASFFWYVAFSAGAALAGSSGSFIWAHTRAFGPLETFALWEGWWIGALLQSLFIAAPVLALASPRVVAWRDRWIADPPRSRASVGWLIGIAVASTAIVAMFIWTSGRMAREHMASSIRASVSPEVAERVRDAVSSLDLLVLHCLALLVVVALGGVLLAISWNRALQKEVENRTAELTESEERYALAAQAANDGLWDWNLATGRIYFSPRWKAMLGRSTSELGDGLAAWLDCVHPDDRESMRAALEAHVAGHTSHFEGEYRLRHRDGTDRWMLVRGLAVRDPAGRPTRVAGSQTDVTERKSAEEQLVHDALHDQLTGLPNRVLFLDRLANALSRTQRNAEYLFAVLFLDLDRFKVINDSLGHAAGDRVLVAVGERLARCLRPGDTVARLGGDEFAILLDDIHSVEQASEAARRIHTELAMPLDLADNEVFTTASIGIATSRTGYSKPEDVLRDADTAMYRAKNLGKARHQVFDTGMHARAMKLLLLESDLRRAVEQRSFELRFQPIVALADDALSGFESLLRWTHPTRGAVPIEEYLPLAEETGLIAPLGWWVLEEACRRLVEWTRSHPWIARITMSVNLSARQLAQSELAERVERALAISGLAPERLRLEVTESAIIDHTEIASGTLAALKRLGVGLDLDDFGTGYSSLSYLHRLPIDRVKIDRSFVRGMLDAADSMEIVRAIVGLAHGLGLEVVAEGIEDAAQAATLRSLDCPLGQGFYFAPALSESDVRSRLARGARWTIDPRPPSDPPPSIEPSPAS; from the coding sequence ATGCCCGAGACGGCACCTGCCGCGACGCGTCCAACCGCGCCCCCCACTCCCGCGGGAGTGGAGGCCCGGCGCTCGGCCGCCGCGCGCTGCCGCTGGCGGCCGGTCCCGTTCGTCCGCACCCTCGCCGGTGGTGGGTCGCTGCCGTTTCGCAACCGTGCGCTGCTCTTCGGCGTCGGCGGGCTGTTCACCGTGGTCTGCATCTTGTCGAGCCTGGCGATGGTGCGGCTCGACTGGAACGGGCTGCCGCTCGCCATCGGACCGCTCCACTTCTACGTCACGATCTACCCGCCGCTCGTCCTTTGCACGCTGGCGCTCTTCTGGCTGGGCCTGCCCTGGGCCTTCATCCCGGCGTACCTCGCGACGCTGGTGGGGGCGCTCGGCGGTGGCATGGACCCCCTCTGGGCGCTCCTCTTCGCCCTCGCCGACCCGCTCGGTCTGGCGGTCTACGCCCTCGCCTACCGCGCCGCGCCTCTGCGCTTCGATCTGCGCACTCCCGCCTCCTTCTTCTGGTACGTGGCCTTCTCGGCGGGCGCCGCGCTCGCCGGTTCGAGCGGTTCGTTCATCTGGGCCCACACGCGCGCCTTCGGCCCGCTCGAGACCTTCGCGCTCTGGGAGGGCTGGTGGATCGGCGCCCTGTTGCAGTCCCTGTTCATCGCGGCCCCGGTCCTCGCGCTGGCCAGCCCGCGCGTCGTCGCCTGGCGCGACCGCTGGATCGCCGATCCGCCGCGGTCCCGGGCTTCGGTGGGCTGGCTCATCGGCATCGCGGTGGCCAGCACGGCCATCGTGGCCATGTTCATTTGGACGAGCGGCCGGATGGCTCGCGAGCACATGGCGAGCTCGATCCGCGCCTCGGTGTCGCCTGAAGTAGCAGAGCGGGTTCGCGACGCGGTCTCCAGCCTCGACCTGCTCGTCCTGCACTGCCTCGCGCTGCTCGTCGTCGTCGCGCTCGGCGGGGTGCTGCTGGCGATCTCCTGGAACCGCGCTCTGCAGAAGGAGGTCGAGAACCGCACCGCCGAGCTGACCGAGAGCGAGGAGCGCTACGCCCTCGCCGCCCAGGCGGCCAACGACGGGCTCTGGGACTGGAATCTGGCCACCGGCCGGATCTACTTCTCGCCGCGCTGGAAGGCGATGCTCGGCAGGTCCACGAGCGAGCTCGGCGACGGGCTCGCCGCCTGGCTCGACTGCGTCCATCCCGACGACCGCGAATCGATGCGCGCCGCGCTCGAAGCCCACGTGGCCGGCCACACCTCCCATTTCGAAGGTGAGTACCGCCTGCGGCATCGCGACGGAACCGATCGCTGGATGCTGGTGCGCGGCCTGGCGGTGCGCGATCCTGCCGGTCGTCCGACGCGAGTGGCGGGATCGCAGACCGACGTGACGGAGCGCAAGAGCGCCGAGGAGCAGCTCGTCCACGACGCCCTGCACGACCAGCTGACCGGTCTGCCGAACCGGGTGCTGTTCCTCGATCGGCTGGCAAACGCCCTGTCACGGACGCAGCGCAACGCCGAGTACCTCTTCGCCGTTCTCTTCCTCGACCTCGATCGCTTCAAGGTGATCAACGACAGCCTCGGTCACGCCGCCGGCGACCGGGTGCTCGTGGCCGTCGGCGAGCGTCTCGCCCGCTGCCTGCGGCCGGGGGACACGGTGGCTCGCCTCGGTGGCGACGAGTTCGCGATCCTGCTCGACGACATCCACTCCGTCGAGCAGGCGAGCGAGGCGGCCAGACGGATCCACACCGAGCTCGCCATGCCGCTCGATCTCGCCGACAACGAGGTCTTCACCACGGCGAGCATCGGCATCGCGACCTCGCGGACCGGCTACTCCAAGCCCGAGGACGTGCTGCGCGACGCCGACACCGCGATGTACCGCGCCAAGAACTTGGGAAAGGCGCGGCATCAGGTCTTCGACACCGGGATGCACGCTCGCGCGATGAAGCTCCTGCTGCTCGAGAGCGATCTGCGGCGCGCGGTCGAACAGCGGTCGTTCGAGCTGCGGTTCCAGCCGATCGTCGCCCTCGCCGACGACGCGCTGTCCGGCTTCGAGAGCCTGCTCCGCTGGACGCATCCGACCCGCGGGGCGGTGCCGATCGAGGAGTACCTGCCGCTCGCCGAAGAGACGGGGCTGATCGCCCCGCTCGGCTGGTGGGTCCTCGAGGAGGCTTGCCGTCGCCTCGTCGAGTGGACCCGCAGCCACCCGTGGATCGCGAGGATCACGATGAGCGTCAACCTGTCGGCGCGCCAGCTCGCCCAGTCCGAGCTCGCCGAGCGGGTGGAACGGGCGCTGGCGATCTCCGGCCTCGCGCCGGAGCGCCTGCGGCTCGAGGTGACCGAGAGCGCGATCATCGATCACACCGAGATCGCCTCTGGGACGCTCGCTGCGCTGAAGCGACTCGGCGTCGGTCTCGACCTCGACGACTTCGGGACCGGGTACTCGTCGCTCTCCTACCTCCATCGCCTGCCGATCGACCGCGTCAAGATCGACCGCTCGTTCGTCCGCGGAATGCTCGACGCCGCCGACAGCATGGAGATCGTGCGGGCCATCGTCGGGCTCGCGCACGGCCTCGGCCTCGAAGTGGTGGCCGAAGGGATCGAGGATGCCGCTCAGGCGGCGACCCTGCGCTCGCTCGACTGCCCGCTCGGCCAGGGGTTCTACTTCGCGCCGGCGCTCTCGGAGAGCGATGTCCGCAGCCGCCTCGCGCGCGGTGCACGCTGGACAATCGATCCCCGGCCGCCGTCCGACCCGCCCCCGTCGATCGAGCCGTCGCCCGCGAGCTGA
- a CDS encoding Hsp33 family molecular chaperone HslO, which translates to MGRLEPGTSGPPFSRSTRDRLVHGLAGLGDVRWAVADLGGVVEEARRRHDLSPIAASALGRTMSGAALLMFLSTKAWERMVVDVRGDGPLGKVTAEIDASGNLRGLVGEPRVESADGERLSIAAAVGKGLLRVRREGPRGAHESQVELATGEIGLDLAHYLEQSEQTSSAVMLGVLARSEGVAAAGGMIVELMPAAREEHVAALERNIAALGGVSPLLERSGVAGLVEAVLAGLDREILGEQELRFRCRCRRDELRQRLATLPEDDRASLADEQGRLVAECAYCAARYVFSTTELAPS; encoded by the coding sequence ATGGGGCGACTCGAGCCAGGCACCTCAGGCCCGCCGTTCAGCCGGTCGACGCGCGATCGGCTGGTTCACGGACTGGCCGGCCTCGGCGATGTGCGCTGGGCCGTGGCCGATCTCGGCGGCGTCGTGGAGGAAGCACGCCGCCGCCACGACCTGTCGCCGATCGCCGCCTCGGCACTCGGGCGCACGATGAGCGGAGCGGCTCTGCTGATGTTCCTTTCGACCAAGGCCTGGGAGCGAATGGTCGTCGACGTGCGTGGCGACGGACCGCTCGGCAAGGTGACCGCCGAGATCGACGCCTCCGGCAATCTGCGTGGCCTGGTCGGCGAGCCACGCGTCGAGTCCGCGGACGGCGAGCGGCTGTCGATCGCCGCGGCGGTGGGCAAGGGGCTGCTGCGCGTTCGCCGAGAGGGCCCGCGCGGTGCCCACGAGAGCCAGGTCGAGCTGGCCACCGGGGAGATCGGTCTCGACCTCGCCCATTACCTCGAGCAGAGTGAGCAGACCTCGTCGGCGGTGATGCTGGGAGTGCTGGCGCGCAGCGAAGGGGTCGCCGCCGCCGGCGGGATGATCGTCGAGCTGATGCCGGCGGCGCGCGAGGAGCACGTCGCCGCTCTCGAGCGCAACATCGCCGCCCTCGGCGGCGTGAGCCCGCTGCTCGAAAGGTCCGGTGTCGCCGGACTCGTCGAGGCCGTGCTCGCCGGGCTCGACCGCGAGATCCTCGGTGAGCAGGAGCTGCGCTTCCGCTGTCGCTGCCGTCGCGACGAGTTGCGCCAGCGGCTCGCCACGTTGCCGGAGGACGACCGGGCCTCGCTCGCCGACGAGCAGGGCCGGCTGGTGGCCGAGTGCGCCTACTGCGCCGCCCGCTACGTCTTCTCGACGACCGAGCTCGCGCCCTCCTGA